One stretch of Streptomyces hygroscopicus DNA includes these proteins:
- a CDS encoding S-adenosyl-L-homocysteine hydrolase, whose translation MTTAVSGQDFKVADLSLAAFGRKEITLAEHEMPGLMAIRKEYAEQQPLAGARVTGSLHMTVQTAVLIETLAALGAEVRWASCNIFSTQDHAAAAIAVGPNGTVENPQGIPVFAWKGETLEEYWWCTEQALTWPGTPTGGPNMILDDGGDATLLVHKGVEYEKAGAAPDVATAENDEHRVILELLNRTIAENPQKWTQLASEIRGVTEETTTGVHRLYEMQRDGLLLFPAINVNDAVTKSKFDNKYGCRHSLVDGINRATDVLIGGKVAVICGYGDVGKGCAESLRGQGARVIITEIDPICALQAAMDGYQVATLDDVVETADIFITTTGNKDIIMAADMAKMKHQAIVGNIGHFDNEIDMAGLAALPGIVKDEVKPQVHTWTFPDGKTLIVLSEGRLLNLGNATGHPSFVMSNSFANQTIAQIELFTKPESYPTDVYVLPKHLDEKVARLHLDALGAKLTTLRPEQAAYIGVPVEGPYKPEHYRY comes from the coding sequence ATGACGACAGCCGTCTCCGGTCAGGACTTCAAGGTCGCGGACCTCTCCTTGGCTGCCTTCGGCCGTAAGGAGATCACCCTCGCCGAGCATGAGATGCCCGGCCTGATGGCGATCCGTAAGGAGTACGCCGAGCAGCAGCCCCTGGCCGGCGCCCGTGTCACCGGCTCGCTGCACATGACCGTGCAGACCGCCGTGCTGATCGAGACCCTGGCCGCCCTTGGCGCCGAGGTCCGGTGGGCCTCCTGCAACATCTTCTCCACCCAGGACCACGCCGCGGCCGCGATCGCCGTCGGTCCGAACGGCACTGTGGAGAACCCGCAGGGCATCCCGGTCTTCGCCTGGAAGGGCGAGACCCTGGAGGAGTACTGGTGGTGCACGGAGCAGGCCCTGACCTGGCCCGGCACCCCCACCGGCGGGCCCAACATGATCCTGGACGACGGTGGCGACGCCACCCTCCTCGTCCACAAGGGCGTCGAGTACGAGAAGGCCGGCGCCGCCCCTGACGTCGCCACCGCCGAGAACGACGAGCACCGCGTCATCCTCGAGCTGCTGAACCGCACCATCGCCGAGAACCCGCAGAAGTGGACTCAGCTGGCCTCCGAGATCCGCGGGGTCACCGAGGAGACCACCACCGGCGTCCACCGCCTCTACGAGATGCAGCGGGACGGCTTGCTGCTCTTCCCGGCGATCAACGTCAACGACGCGGTGACCAAGTCCAAGTTCGACAACAAGTACGGCTGCCGCCACTCCCTGGTCGACGGCATCAACCGCGCGACCGACGTGCTGATCGGCGGCAAGGTCGCGGTCATCTGCGGCTACGGCGATGTGGGCAAGGGCTGCGCCGAGTCGCTGCGCGGCCAGGGCGCCCGGGTGATCATCACCGAGATCGACCCGATCTGCGCACTGCAGGCCGCGATGGACGGCTACCAGGTCGCCACCCTGGACGACGTGGTGGAGACCGCCGACATCTTCATCACCACGACCGGCAACAAGGACATCATCATGGCCGCGGACATGGCCAAGATGAAGCACCAGGCGATCGTCGGGAACATCGGCCACTTCGACAACGAGATCGACATGGCCGGCCTCGCCGCCCTCCCGGGCATCGTGAAGGACGAGGTCAAGCCGCAGGTCCACACCTGGACCTTCCCCGACGGCAAGACGCTCATCGTGCTCTCCGAGGGCCGTCTGCTGAACCTCGGCAACGCGACCGGTCACCCGTCGTTCGTGATGTCCAACTCCTTCGCGAACCAGACCATCGCCCAGATCGAGCTCTTCACCAAGCCGGAGTCGTACCCGACCGACGTCTACGTGCTCCCCAAGCACCTGGACGAGAAGGTCGCCCGCCTCCACCTGGACGCGCTGGGGGCGAAGCTGACCACGCTCCGGCCCGAGCAGGCCGCCTACATCGGCGTCCCGGTCGAGGGCCCGTACAAGCCCGAGCACTACCGTTACTGA
- a CDS encoding membrane protein has product MNDTPGWAPPGSSPSDEPDHGAQQQNEPADQPAPEQPTWGGQWARRQPPPGRWSASGRGPTPPQVPPAPTPGGGWGTGPHQPPAPRPGVIPLRPLAVSEILNGAVAIMRAHWRTVLGISLIVSIVIQGLITAATGLWFNDARGNESNVLDDRDVTVNQAMRAVGAALGDSGVTLLLGVLGTIVTTALLTVVTARAVLGRSVSTKEAWGGARPHLLQLCGLLLLIPAIAVAVIAAGMTPGLLLAFAGVHSEGAALASLGGFAAAGVAVWLWVRFSLAPPALMLEKQGIIRALRRSFKLVRGAWGRVFGIQLLAVVLVFIVGAIVEIPTSLIPMVIGGDNAMDWLSGESVSVSWTFLVVVGVGGVISSTITFPISAGVTALLYMDQRIRREALDLELARAAGMPGDPTEGHGKDQPTVASTSGN; this is encoded by the coding sequence ATGAATGACACTCCGGGCTGGGCCCCGCCCGGATCGTCCCCTTCCGACGAACCGGACCACGGCGCTCAGCAGCAGAACGAGCCCGCCGACCAGCCCGCCCCGGAGCAGCCCACCTGGGGCGGCCAATGGGCCCGGCGCCAGCCGCCGCCCGGCCGCTGGTCCGCATCGGGACGAGGCCCCACGCCACCGCAGGTGCCGCCCGCTCCCACGCCGGGCGGCGGATGGGGCACCGGACCGCATCAGCCACCTGCTCCCCGCCCCGGTGTCATTCCGCTGCGACCGCTGGCCGTCAGCGAGATCCTGAACGGCGCGGTGGCCATCATGCGCGCCCACTGGCGCACGGTCCTCGGCATCTCGCTGATCGTCTCGATCGTCATCCAGGGTCTGATCACGGCCGCCACAGGACTCTGGTTCAACGACGCCCGCGGCAACGAGAGCAATGTCCTCGACGATCGGGACGTCACCGTGAACCAGGCGATGCGCGCCGTCGGCGCCGCGCTCGGGGACAGCGGAGTCACCCTGCTGCTCGGCGTCCTCGGAACGATCGTCACCACCGCCCTGCTGACCGTGGTCACCGCCCGGGCGGTGCTGGGCCGGTCCGTGTCCACCAAGGAGGCATGGGGCGGTGCCCGCCCGCATCTCCTCCAGCTGTGCGGGCTGCTCCTTCTGATCCCCGCCATCGCCGTGGCCGTCATCGCCGCCGGCATGACGCCGGGTCTGCTGCTGGCCTTCGCGGGCGTGCACAGCGAGGGCGCCGCACTCGCCTCTCTCGGCGGGTTCGCCGCGGCCGGCGTCGCCGTCTGGCTCTGGGTCCGCTTCAGCCTCGCCCCTCCCGCGCTGATGCTGGAGAAGCAGGGGATCATCAGGGCCCTGCGACGCTCCTTCAAGCTGGTGCGCGGTGCGTGGGGGCGCGTCTTCGGCATCCAACTGCTCGCCGTCGTCCTGGTCTTCATCGTCGGCGCCATCGTCGAGATCCCCACCAGCCTGATCCCCATGGTCATCGGCGGGGACAACGCCATGGACTGGCTGTCCGGTGAATCCGTCTCCGTCAGCTGGACCTTCCTGGTCGTGGTCGGCGTCGGCGGAGTGATCAGCTCGACCATCACCTTCCCGATCAGCGCGGGTGTGACGGCTCTTCTCTACATGGACCAGCGCATCCGGCGCGAGGCTCTCGACCTCGAGCTCGCCCGCGCCGCGGGAATGCCGGGCGACCCCACGGAAGGCCATGGCAAGGACCAGCCGACCGTCGCCTCGACGTCCGGGAACTGA